A single window of Drosophila suzukii chromosome 3, CBGP_Dsuzu_IsoJpt1.0, whole genome shotgun sequence DNA harbors:
- the ps gene encoding RNA-binding protein Pasilla isoform X8, translating into MLFARTTTSSSSTSISPPIMMMQQQQQDPQQLGYSHQLHLQQQQPAFQLQQQSFCETTYHMKILVPAVASGAIIGKGGETIASLQKDTGARVKMSKSHDFYPGTTERVCLITGSTEAIMVVLEFIMDKIREKPDLTNKIVDAESKQTQERDKQVKILVPNSTAGMIIGKGGAFIKQIKEESGSYVQISQKPKDVSLQERCITIIGDKENNKNACKMILSKIVEDPQSGTCLNVSYADVSGPVANFNPTGSPYATNQNAINSSTASLNSTLGTTIGGANSAASLLVNGTGINLSINLGSPNPAPNLAVATQLLEHIKVAMRGSGYSETVTNEVVSALGVLAKYGVLGMGVGVPHTNGAHSTLGNFLGVTTLDQQTAAAASAATASNVFGAVGQVNLEQYAAAAAAAAAASRPTQSQLDAAAVQFDPFRHLGSATAPGATPVSLNNNSFGLTAATGTATTAQLGGLSKSPTPGDLSSKDSKNVEVPEVIIGAILGPNGRSLVEIQHVSGANVQISKKGIFAPGTRNRIVTITGQPSAIAKAQYLIEQKINEEEAKRARQIPLTTVVN; encoded by the exons GTGAGACAACGTATCACATGAAAATACTGGTGCCCGCGGTGGCCTCCGGGGCCATCATCGGCAAAGGTGGCGAGACGATCGCCTCCCTGCAGAAGGACACGGGTGCTAGGGTCAAGATGTCCAAGTCCCATGACTTCTACCCAG GCACCACTGAACGCGTGTGCCTGATCACCGGCTCCACGGAGGCCATCATGGTCGTGCTCGAGTTCATCATGGACAAGATCCGTGAGAAGCCCGACCTGACCAACAAGATCGTCGACGCCGAGTCAAAACAGACCCAGGAGCGCGACAAGCAGGTCAAGATCCTGGTGCCCAACTCAACGGCCGGCATGATCATCGGCAAGGGCGGTGCCTTCATCAAACAGATCAAGGAGGAGAGCGGCTCCTATGTCCAGATCTCGCAAAAGCCCAAGGATGTTTCGCTGCAGGAGCGATGCATCACCATCATTGGCGACAAGGAGAACAACAAGAACGCCTGCAAGATGATCCTCTCGAAGATCGTGGAGGACCCCCAGTCGGGCACCTGCCTGAACGTCTCCTATGCGGACGTCAGCGGCCCGGTGGCCAACTTCAATCCGACCGGCTCCCCGTATGCCACCAACCAGAATGCCATCAACTCGAGCACCGCCTCGCTGAACTCCACGCTGGGCACCACGATCGGCGGCGCCAACTCGGCGGCCAGCCTGCTAGTCAACGGCACCGGCATCAACTTGTCCATCAACCTGGGCTCACCCAATCCGGCGCCCAATCTAGCGGTTGCCACTCAGCTGCTCGAGCATATTAAG GTTGCCATGCGCGGCTCTGGCTACTCGGAGACCGTGACGAACGAGGTCGTCTCCGCCCTGGGCGTGCTGGCCAAGTACGGCGTCCTCGGGATGGGCGTGGGCGTGCCGCACACCAATGGGGCCCACTCCACGTTGGGCAACTTCCTGGGGGTGACGACGCTGGACCAGCAGACTGCGGCCGCCGCGTCCGCGGCCACCGCCAGCAATGTGTTCGGTGCCGTCGGCCAGGTGAATCTGGAGCAGTATGCCGCAGCAGCGGCCGCTGCAGCTGCCGCCAGCCGGCCGACGCAGTCGCAACTGGACGCTGCCGCGGTGCAATTCGATCCATTCCGCCATTTGGGCTCGGCCACGGCGCCGGGCGCCACGCCCGTCTCGCTGAACAACAACAGCTTCGGGCTGACGGCAGCCACGGGAACGGCGACCACGGCGCAGCTGGGCGGACTCAGCAAGAGCCCCACTCCGGGCGACCTGAGCTCCAAGGACTCGAAGAACGTCGAGGTGCCGGAAGTGATTATCGGCGCTATTCTAG GTCCGAACGGTCGTAGTTTAGTTGAAATTCAACATGTTTCTGGCGCAAATGTGCAAATTTCCAAAAAGGGCATATTCGCACCTGGCACTAGAAATCGCATTGTAACCATAACTGGTCAGCCGAGTGCCATTGCCAAAGCGCAATATCTAATTGAACAGAAAATCAACGAGGAGGAGGCAAAGAGGGCGCGACAAATTCCATTAACCACTGTTGTGAATTAA
- the ps gene encoding RNA-binding protein Pasilla isoform X9 encodes MAEDATMETCPSPEIGDSRKRPLDSDPENEQTKRSHFSSGETTYHMKILVPAVASGAIIGKGGETIASLQKDTGARVKMSKSHDFYPGTTERVCLITGSTEAIMVVLEFIMDKIREKPDLTNKIVDAESKQTQERDKQVKILVPNSTAGMIIGKGGAFIKQIKEESGSYVQISQKPKDVSLQERCITIIGDKENNKNACKMILSKIVEDPQSGTCLNVSYADVSGPVANFNPTGSPYATNQNAINSSTASLNSTLGTTIGGANSAASLLVNGTGINLSINLGSPNPAPNLAVATQLLEHIKVAMRGSGYSETVTNEVVSALGVLAKYGVLGMGVGVPHTNGAHSTLGNFLGVTTLDQQTAAAASAATASNVFGAVGQVNLEQYAAAAAAAAAASRPTQSQLDAAAVQFDPFRHLGSATAPGATPVSLNNNSFGLTAATGTATTAQLGGLSKSPTPGDLSSKDSKNVEVPEVIIGAILGPNGRSLVEIQHVSGANVQISKKGIFAPGTRNRIVTITGQPSAIAKAQYLIEQKINEEEAKRARQIPLTTVVN; translated from the exons GTGAGACAACGTATCACATGAAAATACTGGTGCCCGCGGTGGCCTCCGGGGCCATCATCGGCAAAGGTGGCGAGACGATCGCCTCCCTGCAGAAGGACACGGGTGCTAGGGTCAAGATGTCCAAGTCCCATGACTTCTACCCAG GCACCACTGAACGCGTGTGCCTGATCACCGGCTCCACGGAGGCCATCATGGTCGTGCTCGAGTTCATCATGGACAAGATCCGTGAGAAGCCCGACCTGACCAACAAGATCGTCGACGCCGAGTCAAAACAGACCCAGGAGCGCGACAAGCAGGTCAAGATCCTGGTGCCCAACTCAACGGCCGGCATGATCATCGGCAAGGGCGGTGCCTTCATCAAACAGATCAAGGAGGAGAGCGGCTCCTATGTCCAGATCTCGCAAAAGCCCAAGGATGTTTCGCTGCAGGAGCGATGCATCACCATCATTGGCGACAAGGAGAACAACAAGAACGCCTGCAAGATGATCCTCTCGAAGATCGTGGAGGACCCCCAGTCGGGCACCTGCCTGAACGTCTCCTATGCGGACGTCAGCGGCCCGGTGGCCAACTTCAATCCGACCGGCTCCCCGTATGCCACCAACCAGAATGCCATCAACTCGAGCACCGCCTCGCTGAACTCCACGCTGGGCACCACGATCGGCGGCGCCAACTCGGCGGCCAGCCTGCTAGTCAACGGCACCGGCATCAACTTGTCCATCAACCTGGGCTCACCCAATCCGGCGCCCAATCTAGCGGTTGCCACTCAGCTGCTCGAGCATATTAAG GTTGCCATGCGCGGCTCTGGCTACTCGGAGACCGTGACGAACGAGGTCGTCTCCGCCCTGGGCGTGCTGGCCAAGTACGGCGTCCTCGGGATGGGCGTGGGCGTGCCGCACACCAATGGGGCCCACTCCACGTTGGGCAACTTCCTGGGGGTGACGACGCTGGACCAGCAGACTGCGGCCGCCGCGTCCGCGGCCACCGCCAGCAATGTGTTCGGTGCCGTCGGCCAGGTGAATCTGGAGCAGTATGCCGCAGCAGCGGCCGCTGCAGCTGCCGCCAGCCGGCCGACGCAGTCGCAACTGGACGCTGCCGCGGTGCAATTCGATCCATTCCGCCATTTGGGCTCGGCCACGGCGCCGGGCGCCACGCCCGTCTCGCTGAACAACAACAGCTTCGGGCTGACGGCAGCCACGGGAACGGCGACCACGGCGCAGCTGGGCGGACTCAGCAAGAGCCCCACTCCGGGCGACCTGAGCTCCAAGGACTCGAAGAACGTCGAGGTGCCGGAAGTGATTATCGGCGCTATTCTAG GTCCGAACGGTCGTAGTTTAGTTGAAATTCAACATGTTTCTGGCGCAAATGTGCAAATTTCCAAAAAGGGCATATTCGCACCTGGCACTAGAAATCGCATTGTAACCATAACTGGTCAGCCGAGTGCCATTGCCAAAGCGCAATATCTAATTGAACAGAAAATCAACGAGGAGGAGGCAAAGAGGGCGCGACAAATTCCATTAACCACTGTTGTGAATTAA
- the ps gene encoding RNA-binding protein Pasilla isoform X11 produces MRKFCSSESVCSGIEVEIENNNNNHIHHGETTYHMKILVPAVASGAIIGKGGETIASLQKDTGARVKMSKSHDFYPGTTERVCLITGSTEAIMVVLEFIMDKIREKPDLTNKIVDAESKQTQERDKQVKILVPNSTAGMIIGKGGAFIKQIKEESGSYVQISQKPKDVSLQERCITIIGDKENNKNACKMILSKIVEDPQSGTCLNVSYADVSGPVANFNPTGSPYATNQNAINSSTASLNSTLGTTIGGANSAASLLVNGTGINLSINLGSPNPAPNLAVATQLLEHIKVAMRGSGYSETVTNEVVSALGVLAKYGVLGMGVGVPHTNGAHSTLGNFLGVTTLDQQTAAAASAATASNVFGAVGQVNLEQYAAAAAAAAAASRPTQSQLDAAAVQFDPFRHLGSATAPGATPVSLNNNSFGLTAATGTATTAQLGGLSKSPTPGDLSSKDSKNVEVPEVIIGAILGPNGRSLVEIQHVSGANVQISKKGIFAPGTRNRIVTITGQPSAIAKAQYLIEQKINEEEAKRARQIPLTTVVN; encoded by the exons CATCATG GTGAGACAACGTATCACATGAAAATACTGGTGCCCGCGGTGGCCTCCGGGGCCATCATCGGCAAAGGTGGCGAGACGATCGCCTCCCTGCAGAAGGACACGGGTGCTAGGGTCAAGATGTCCAAGTCCCATGACTTCTACCCAG GCACCACTGAACGCGTGTGCCTGATCACCGGCTCCACGGAGGCCATCATGGTCGTGCTCGAGTTCATCATGGACAAGATCCGTGAGAAGCCCGACCTGACCAACAAGATCGTCGACGCCGAGTCAAAACAGACCCAGGAGCGCGACAAGCAGGTCAAGATCCTGGTGCCCAACTCAACGGCCGGCATGATCATCGGCAAGGGCGGTGCCTTCATCAAACAGATCAAGGAGGAGAGCGGCTCCTATGTCCAGATCTCGCAAAAGCCCAAGGATGTTTCGCTGCAGGAGCGATGCATCACCATCATTGGCGACAAGGAGAACAACAAGAACGCCTGCAAGATGATCCTCTCGAAGATCGTGGAGGACCCCCAGTCGGGCACCTGCCTGAACGTCTCCTATGCGGACGTCAGCGGCCCGGTGGCCAACTTCAATCCGACCGGCTCCCCGTATGCCACCAACCAGAATGCCATCAACTCGAGCACCGCCTCGCTGAACTCCACGCTGGGCACCACGATCGGCGGCGCCAACTCGGCGGCCAGCCTGCTAGTCAACGGCACCGGCATCAACTTGTCCATCAACCTGGGCTCACCCAATCCGGCGCCCAATCTAGCGGTTGCCACTCAGCTGCTCGAGCATATTAAG GTTGCCATGCGCGGCTCTGGCTACTCGGAGACCGTGACGAACGAGGTCGTCTCCGCCCTGGGCGTGCTGGCCAAGTACGGCGTCCTCGGGATGGGCGTGGGCGTGCCGCACACCAATGGGGCCCACTCCACGTTGGGCAACTTCCTGGGGGTGACGACGCTGGACCAGCAGACTGCGGCCGCCGCGTCCGCGGCCACCGCCAGCAATGTGTTCGGTGCCGTCGGCCAGGTGAATCTGGAGCAGTATGCCGCAGCAGCGGCCGCTGCAGCTGCCGCCAGCCGGCCGACGCAGTCGCAACTGGACGCTGCCGCGGTGCAATTCGATCCATTCCGCCATTTGGGCTCGGCCACGGCGCCGGGCGCCACGCCCGTCTCGCTGAACAACAACAGCTTCGGGCTGACGGCAGCCACGGGAACGGCGACCACGGCGCAGCTGGGCGGACTCAGCAAGAGCCCCACTCCGGGCGACCTGAGCTCCAAGGACTCGAAGAACGTCGAGGTGCCGGAAGTGATTATCGGCGCTATTCTAG GTCCGAACGGTCGTAGTTTAGTTGAAATTCAACATGTTTCTGGCGCAAATGTGCAAATTTCCAAAAAGGGCATATTCGCACCTGGCACTAGAAATCGCATTGTAACCATAACTGGTCAGCCGAGTGCCATTGCCAAAGCGCAATATCTAATTGAACAGAAAATCAACGAGGAGGAGGCAAAGAGGGCGCGACAAATTCCATTAACCACTGTTGTGAATTAA
- the ps gene encoding RNA-binding protein Pasilla isoform X10 — translation MHDSLQKGESVCSGIEVEIENNNNNHIHHGETTYHMKILVPAVASGAIIGKGGETIASLQKDTGARVKMSKSHDFYPGTTERVCLITGSTEAIMVVLEFIMDKIREKPDLTNKIVDAESKQTQERDKQVKILVPNSTAGMIIGKGGAFIKQIKEESGSYVQISQKPKDVSLQERCITIIGDKENNKNACKMILSKIVEDPQSGTCLNVSYADVSGPVANFNPTGSPYATNQNAINSSTASLNSTLGTTIGGANSAASLLVNGTGINLSINLGSPNPAPNLAVATQLLEHIKVAMRGSGYSETVTNEVVSALGVLAKYGVLGMGVGVPHTNGAHSTLGNFLGVTTLDQQTAAAASAATASNVFGAVGQVNLEQYAAAAAAAAAASRPTQSQLDAAAVQFDPFRHLGSATAPGATPVSLNNNSFGLTAATGTATTAQLGGLSKSPTPGDLSSKDSKNVEVPEVIIGAILGPNGRSLVEIQHVSGANVQISKKGIFAPGTRNRIVTITGQPSAIAKAQYLIEQKINEEEAKRARQIPLTTVVN, via the exons CATCATG GTGAGACAACGTATCACATGAAAATACTGGTGCCCGCGGTGGCCTCCGGGGCCATCATCGGCAAAGGTGGCGAGACGATCGCCTCCCTGCAGAAGGACACGGGTGCTAGGGTCAAGATGTCCAAGTCCCATGACTTCTACCCAG GCACCACTGAACGCGTGTGCCTGATCACCGGCTCCACGGAGGCCATCATGGTCGTGCTCGAGTTCATCATGGACAAGATCCGTGAGAAGCCCGACCTGACCAACAAGATCGTCGACGCCGAGTCAAAACAGACCCAGGAGCGCGACAAGCAGGTCAAGATCCTGGTGCCCAACTCAACGGCCGGCATGATCATCGGCAAGGGCGGTGCCTTCATCAAACAGATCAAGGAGGAGAGCGGCTCCTATGTCCAGATCTCGCAAAAGCCCAAGGATGTTTCGCTGCAGGAGCGATGCATCACCATCATTGGCGACAAGGAGAACAACAAGAACGCCTGCAAGATGATCCTCTCGAAGATCGTGGAGGACCCCCAGTCGGGCACCTGCCTGAACGTCTCCTATGCGGACGTCAGCGGCCCGGTGGCCAACTTCAATCCGACCGGCTCCCCGTATGCCACCAACCAGAATGCCATCAACTCGAGCACCGCCTCGCTGAACTCCACGCTGGGCACCACGATCGGCGGCGCCAACTCGGCGGCCAGCCTGCTAGTCAACGGCACCGGCATCAACTTGTCCATCAACCTGGGCTCACCCAATCCGGCGCCCAATCTAGCGGTTGCCACTCAGCTGCTCGAGCATATTAAG GTTGCCATGCGCGGCTCTGGCTACTCGGAGACCGTGACGAACGAGGTCGTCTCCGCCCTGGGCGTGCTGGCCAAGTACGGCGTCCTCGGGATGGGCGTGGGCGTGCCGCACACCAATGGGGCCCACTCCACGTTGGGCAACTTCCTGGGGGTGACGACGCTGGACCAGCAGACTGCGGCCGCCGCGTCCGCGGCCACCGCCAGCAATGTGTTCGGTGCCGTCGGCCAGGTGAATCTGGAGCAGTATGCCGCAGCAGCGGCCGCTGCAGCTGCCGCCAGCCGGCCGACGCAGTCGCAACTGGACGCTGCCGCGGTGCAATTCGATCCATTCCGCCATTTGGGCTCGGCCACGGCGCCGGGCGCCACGCCCGTCTCGCTGAACAACAACAGCTTCGGGCTGACGGCAGCCACGGGAACGGCGACCACGGCGCAGCTGGGCGGACTCAGCAAGAGCCCCACTCCGGGCGACCTGAGCTCCAAGGACTCGAAGAACGTCGAGGTGCCGGAAGTGATTATCGGCGCTATTCTAG GTCCGAACGGTCGTAGTTTAGTTGAAATTCAACATGTTTCTGGCGCAAATGTGCAAATTTCCAAAAAGGGCATATTCGCACCTGGCACTAGAAATCGCATTGTAACCATAACTGGTCAGCCGAGTGCCATTGCCAAAGCGCAATATCTAATTGAACAGAAAATCAACGAGGAGGAGGCAAAGAGGGCGCGACAAATTCCATTAACCACTGTTGTGAATTAA
- the ps gene encoding RNA-binding protein Pasilla isoform X12, with product MHDSLQKGETTYHMKILVPAVASGAIIGKGGETIASLQKDTGARVKMSKSHDFYPGTTERVCLITGSTEAIMVVLEFIMDKIREKPDLTNKIVDAESKQTQERDKQVKILVPNSTAGMIIGKGGAFIKQIKEESGSYVQISQKPKDVSLQERCITIIGDKENNKNACKMILSKIVEDPQSGTCLNVSYADVSGPVANFNPTGSPYATNQNAINSSTASLNSTLGTTIGGANSAASLLVNGTGINLSINLGSPNPAPNLAVATQLLEHIKVAMRGSGYSETVTNEVVSALGVLAKYGVLGMGVGVPHTNGAHSTLGNFLGVTTLDQQTAAAASAATASNVFGAVGQVNLEQYAAAAAAAAAASRPTQSQLDAAAVQFDPFRHLGSATAPGATPVSLNNNSFGLTAATGTATTAQLGGLSKSPTPGDLSSKDSKNVEVPEVIIGAILGPNGRSLVEIQHVSGANVQISKKGIFAPGTRNRIVTITGQPSAIAKAQYLIEQKINEEEAKRARQIPLTTVVN from the exons GTGAGACAACGTATCACATGAAAATACTGGTGCCCGCGGTGGCCTCCGGGGCCATCATCGGCAAAGGTGGCGAGACGATCGCCTCCCTGCAGAAGGACACGGGTGCTAGGGTCAAGATGTCCAAGTCCCATGACTTCTACCCAG GCACCACTGAACGCGTGTGCCTGATCACCGGCTCCACGGAGGCCATCATGGTCGTGCTCGAGTTCATCATGGACAAGATCCGTGAGAAGCCCGACCTGACCAACAAGATCGTCGACGCCGAGTCAAAACAGACCCAGGAGCGCGACAAGCAGGTCAAGATCCTGGTGCCCAACTCAACGGCCGGCATGATCATCGGCAAGGGCGGTGCCTTCATCAAACAGATCAAGGAGGAGAGCGGCTCCTATGTCCAGATCTCGCAAAAGCCCAAGGATGTTTCGCTGCAGGAGCGATGCATCACCATCATTGGCGACAAGGAGAACAACAAGAACGCCTGCAAGATGATCCTCTCGAAGATCGTGGAGGACCCCCAGTCGGGCACCTGCCTGAACGTCTCCTATGCGGACGTCAGCGGCCCGGTGGCCAACTTCAATCCGACCGGCTCCCCGTATGCCACCAACCAGAATGCCATCAACTCGAGCACCGCCTCGCTGAACTCCACGCTGGGCACCACGATCGGCGGCGCCAACTCGGCGGCCAGCCTGCTAGTCAACGGCACCGGCATCAACTTGTCCATCAACCTGGGCTCACCCAATCCGGCGCCCAATCTAGCGGTTGCCACTCAGCTGCTCGAGCATATTAAG GTTGCCATGCGCGGCTCTGGCTACTCGGAGACCGTGACGAACGAGGTCGTCTCCGCCCTGGGCGTGCTGGCCAAGTACGGCGTCCTCGGGATGGGCGTGGGCGTGCCGCACACCAATGGGGCCCACTCCACGTTGGGCAACTTCCTGGGGGTGACGACGCTGGACCAGCAGACTGCGGCCGCCGCGTCCGCGGCCACCGCCAGCAATGTGTTCGGTGCCGTCGGCCAGGTGAATCTGGAGCAGTATGCCGCAGCAGCGGCCGCTGCAGCTGCCGCCAGCCGGCCGACGCAGTCGCAACTGGACGCTGCCGCGGTGCAATTCGATCCATTCCGCCATTTGGGCTCGGCCACGGCGCCGGGCGCCACGCCCGTCTCGCTGAACAACAACAGCTTCGGGCTGACGGCAGCCACGGGAACGGCGACCACGGCGCAGCTGGGCGGACTCAGCAAGAGCCCCACTCCGGGCGACCTGAGCTCCAAGGACTCGAAGAACGTCGAGGTGCCGGAAGTGATTATCGGCGCTATTCTAG GTCCGAACGGTCGTAGTTTAGTTGAAATTCAACATGTTTCTGGCGCAAATGTGCAAATTTCCAAAAAGGGCATATTCGCACCTGGCACTAGAAATCGCATTGTAACCATAACTGGTCAGCCGAGTGCCATTGCCAAAGCGCAATATCTAATTGAACAGAAAATCAACGAGGAGGAGGCAAAGAGGGCGCGACAAATTCCATTAACCACTGTTGTGAATTAA
- the ps gene encoding RNA-binding protein Pasilla isoform X13, producing the protein MRKFCSSETTYHMKILVPAVASGAIIGKGGETIASLQKDTGARVKMSKSHDFYPGTTERVCLITGSTEAIMVVLEFIMDKIREKPDLTNKIVDAESKQTQERDKQVKILVPNSTAGMIIGKGGAFIKQIKEESGSYVQISQKPKDVSLQERCITIIGDKENNKNACKMILSKIVEDPQSGTCLNVSYADVSGPVANFNPTGSPYATNQNAINSSTASLNSTLGTTIGGANSAASLLVNGTGINLSINLGSPNPAPNLAVATQLLEHIKVAMRGSGYSETVTNEVVSALGVLAKYGVLGMGVGVPHTNGAHSTLGNFLGVTTLDQQTAAAASAATASNVFGAVGQVNLEQYAAAAAAAAAASRPTQSQLDAAAVQFDPFRHLGSATAPGATPVSLNNNSFGLTAATGTATTAQLGGLSKSPTPGDLSSKDSKNVEVPEVIIGAILGPNGRSLVEIQHVSGANVQISKKGIFAPGTRNRIVTITGQPSAIAKAQYLIEQKINEEEAKRARQIPLTTVVN; encoded by the exons GTGAGACAACGTATCACATGAAAATACTGGTGCCCGCGGTGGCCTCCGGGGCCATCATCGGCAAAGGTGGCGAGACGATCGCCTCCCTGCAGAAGGACACGGGTGCTAGGGTCAAGATGTCCAAGTCCCATGACTTCTACCCAG GCACCACTGAACGCGTGTGCCTGATCACCGGCTCCACGGAGGCCATCATGGTCGTGCTCGAGTTCATCATGGACAAGATCCGTGAGAAGCCCGACCTGACCAACAAGATCGTCGACGCCGAGTCAAAACAGACCCAGGAGCGCGACAAGCAGGTCAAGATCCTGGTGCCCAACTCAACGGCCGGCATGATCATCGGCAAGGGCGGTGCCTTCATCAAACAGATCAAGGAGGAGAGCGGCTCCTATGTCCAGATCTCGCAAAAGCCCAAGGATGTTTCGCTGCAGGAGCGATGCATCACCATCATTGGCGACAAGGAGAACAACAAGAACGCCTGCAAGATGATCCTCTCGAAGATCGTGGAGGACCCCCAGTCGGGCACCTGCCTGAACGTCTCCTATGCGGACGTCAGCGGCCCGGTGGCCAACTTCAATCCGACCGGCTCCCCGTATGCCACCAACCAGAATGCCATCAACTCGAGCACCGCCTCGCTGAACTCCACGCTGGGCACCACGATCGGCGGCGCCAACTCGGCGGCCAGCCTGCTAGTCAACGGCACCGGCATCAACTTGTCCATCAACCTGGGCTCACCCAATCCGGCGCCCAATCTAGCGGTTGCCACTCAGCTGCTCGAGCATATTAAG GTTGCCATGCGCGGCTCTGGCTACTCGGAGACCGTGACGAACGAGGTCGTCTCCGCCCTGGGCGTGCTGGCCAAGTACGGCGTCCTCGGGATGGGCGTGGGCGTGCCGCACACCAATGGGGCCCACTCCACGTTGGGCAACTTCCTGGGGGTGACGACGCTGGACCAGCAGACTGCGGCCGCCGCGTCCGCGGCCACCGCCAGCAATGTGTTCGGTGCCGTCGGCCAGGTGAATCTGGAGCAGTATGCCGCAGCAGCGGCCGCTGCAGCTGCCGCCAGCCGGCCGACGCAGTCGCAACTGGACGCTGCCGCGGTGCAATTCGATCCATTCCGCCATTTGGGCTCGGCCACGGCGCCGGGCGCCACGCCCGTCTCGCTGAACAACAACAGCTTCGGGCTGACGGCAGCCACGGGAACGGCGACCACGGCGCAGCTGGGCGGACTCAGCAAGAGCCCCACTCCGGGCGACCTGAGCTCCAAGGACTCGAAGAACGTCGAGGTGCCGGAAGTGATTATCGGCGCTATTCTAG GTCCGAACGGTCGTAGTTTAGTTGAAATTCAACATGTTTCTGGCGCAAATGTGCAAATTTCCAAAAAGGGCATATTCGCACCTGGCACTAGAAATCGCATTGTAACCATAACTGGTCAGCCGAGTGCCATTGCCAAAGCGCAATATCTAATTGAACAGAAAATCAACGAGGAGGAGGCAAAGAGGGCGCGACAAATTCCATTAACCACTGTTGTGAATTAA